A portion of the Mytilus galloprovincialis chromosome 12, xbMytGall1.hap1.1, whole genome shotgun sequence genome contains these proteins:
- the LOC143053610 gene encoding uncharacterized protein LOC143053610, whose product MIQLLLLFSSLVPTLQHGYLLWPPNRSSLWRYGYNTTINYNDNALYCGGRNFLEESNGKCGVCGDPYVGPRKHEAGGIYASGIIAAKYPANTKTVTVTVLLTVNHLGYFEFRLCPHNDQTVPVTQRCLDKHLLSIEEGSIKHRKMRFYPKEELGPTYNLSLEIPLGMICIQCVLQWRYHTENSWGMNPNGTSCKGCGLQEEFYNCADLSIGGDEHGSINKYKSPHTTEPSLEQNSMDTTTRVIKQNTTELKVEKLNVRYLERNQSSKNHLRNYTSQLTEPARKLMERIKDMLLSFGNDMHGQSLVLKSLGQIALSQNTDISSSNPGNAVIPASNPENTAMSPINHLFSENTVMAASYPKSTVIPASNPQNSSISSRKLKNRVISAVYHENTLRSSINHTLSENTVISTRNPENTVISSSDAENTAMSPTNHVLSEGTEMAESNHENTVKSASNPENTIVSPINHALSENTAISSSKPKNTVISANYPENTARSSNNHEISENRVKSSRNHFSVPKLIFSNNSDGNTLDRSMLSKQQQDQSISSDKNEPSPSVRSRVDTMDWETMTAHSKFNSEISKSNRDIPHKHTISNNRKTATLWGRAPVPVGLNKHSTTSLSFSRSTKSSIPLTLALSRSGDHSKYTVTAPTTHPKSRPTFTKVRPTTSLISRTREAQHKRISSLPASQPTKTLLSSSVAIPKLNSPSRMTASLLRKAEAIIMRSSAISKPKGIALSSTRVEEITPKLQSHDIQTFIPLSKNVIQSRTFVVKKGTGNKNKGRKAPVRRKYIIVRRVSKGGRLPKEIQELLNSSQYMIRKRKVSVPKNLIRNLKSQDLMKQLQKQLPDLKNVHEFIKK is encoded by the exons ATGATTCAACTGTTGCTATTGTTCAGTTCTCTAGTACCAACCTTACAGCACGGGTATTTACTGTGGCCTCCGAACAGGAGTTCTCTGTGGAGATATGGTTATAACACTACCATAAATTACAATGACAACGCCTTATACTGTGGGGGAAGAAAT TTTCTTGAAGAATCAAACGGTAAATGTGGTGTGTGTGGTGACCCTTACGTAGGTCCAAGAAAACACGAAGCAGGTGGTATTTATGCTTCCGGTATTATAGCAGCAAAATATCCTGCGAACACCAAGACAGTAACAGTTACTGTATTATTGACAGTAAATCATCTAGGATACTTCGAATTCCGGTTATGCCCACACAATGATCAAACTGTTCCGGTCACTCAAAGATGTTTAGATAAGCATCTTCTGTCGATAGAGGAAGGGTCGATTAAACATCGAAAAATGAGGTTTTATCCCAAAGAAGAGTTGGGTCCTACGTACAACCTCTCACTGGAAATTCCTCTTGGAATGATATGTATTCAGTGTGTTTTGCAATGGCGGTATCATACAG AAAATAGTTGGGGTATGAATCCGAATGGTACCAGCTGTAAAGGATGTGGTCTGCAAGAGGAGTTTTACAACTGTGCCGATTTAAGCATTGGTGGTGATGAACATGGTAGTATTAACAAATACAAAAGTCCACATACTACAGAGCCTTCGCTAGAACAGAATAGTATGGATACAACAACCCGTGTAATCAAACAGAATACAACAGAATTGAAAGTAGAAAAACTTAATGTAAGATACTTGGAGAGAAACCAATCTTCAAAAAATCACCTGCGCAATTACACTAGTCAATTAACTGAGCCAGCAAGAAAATTGATGGAAAGGATAAAAGACATGCTTCTATCCTTTGGAAATGACATGCACGGACAATCATTAGTCTTAAAATCATTAGGACAAATTGCACTGTCTCAAAATACAGACATATCTTCAAGTAACCCTGGAAATGCAGTCATACCTGCGAGTAACCCTGAAAATACAGCCATGTCTccaataaatcatttattttctgaaaataccGTCATGGCTGCAAGTTACCCTAAAAGTACAGTCATACCTGCAAGTAACCCTCAAAATTCGAGCATATCTTCAAGAAAACTTAAAAATAGAGTCATATCTGCAGTTTACCATGAAAATACACTCAGGTCTTCAATTAATCATACACTGTCTGAAAATACAGTCATATCTACAAGAAACCCTGAAAATACAGTCATATCTTCAAGTGACGCTGAAAATACAGCCATGTCTCCAACTAACCATGTATTGTCTGAAGGTACCGAAATGGCTGAAAGTAACCATGAAAATACAGTCAAATCTGCAAGTAACCCTGAAAATACAATCGTGTCTCCAATTAATCATGCACTGTCTGAAAATACAGCTATATCTTCAAGTAAACCTAAAAATACAGTCATATCTGCAAATTACCCTGAAAATACAGCGAGGTCTTCGAATAATCATGAGATATCTGAAAATAGGGTCAAATCTTCCAGAAACCATTTTTCTGTTCCAAAATTAATCTTTAGTAATAATTCTGATGGAAACACGCTAGATAGAAGTATGTTATCAAAGCAACAGCAGGATCAGTCAATTTCGTCAGATAAAAACGAGCCGTCCCCATCAGTTCGGTCACGTGTTGATACTATGGATTGGGAAACAATGACCGCTCATTCAAAATTCAATTCAGAAATCAGCAAAAGTAATAGAGACATCCCCCATAAACATACAATCAGTAATAATAGAAAGACTGCCACTTTGTGGGGTAGAGCGCCTGTTCCTGTTGGTTTAAACAAACATTCAACAACAAGTTTGTCATTCTCTCGTTCTACGAAATCATCAATACCGTTAACGTTAGCACTATCACGTTCCGGTGATCATTCAAAATATACAGTCACAGCGCCAACCACTCATCCAAAGTCCAGGCCGACGTTTACAAAGGTCAGACCGACGACTTCATTGATATCACGAACACGTGAAGCGCAACATAAAAGAATATCATCCCTTCCAGCATCTCAACCTACAAAGACGTTGCTATCATCGTCGGTTGCAATACCTAAACTAAATAGTCCCTCACGTATGACTGCTTCTTTGTTGAGAAAGGCTGAAGCCATAATAATGCGTTCATCGGCTATATCAAAACCTAAAGGCATTGCGTTAAGTTCAACAAGGGTTGAAGAAATAACTCCCAAGCTGCAATCGCACGATATTCAAACATTTATACCTTTGTCAAAAAATGTCATACAAAGTCGAACATTTGTTGTAAAAAAAGGTACAGGTAATAAAAACAAGGGTAGAAAGGCACCTGTGCGACGGAAGTATATTATTGTGCGAAGAGTATCGAAAGGCGGAAGACTTCCGAAAGAAATTCAAGAACTATTAAATTCGTCGCAATATatgataagaaaaagaaaagtaaGCGTTCCGAAAAATTtaatcagaaacttaaaatcaCAGGATTTGATGAAACAGTTACAAAAACAGTTACCGGACTTGAAAAACGTCCAcgaatttataaagaaataa